The genomic segment GCAGGCCGCACGCGTTTCGCAGCGCACTGCATTCTTCCATCTTGGAAAAATGGTCGAGTACGGCCAGACATCCGATATCTTCACCAATCCGCGCGAAGAACGCACCAAGGATTACATTACTGGACGGTACGGCTGATGAGCAGCGAACATACGGTCAAGGCATTCGATGAGGACATCACCCGGCTTCGCGGCCTGATCGCGGAGATGGGCGGCCTGGCTGAACTCGCTATCCAGGAATCGCTCCAGGCGCTGGTCAAGCATGACGAGAAGCTCGCCCGTGAGGTCGTGCGGCGCGACAAGAAAATCGATGCGCTGGAAATCGAGGTCGACAAGCTGGCAGTGCGGATCATTGCCCTGCGCGCGCCCATGGCGGACGATTTGCGCGAAGTGATCGCCGCGTTGAAGATCGCCGGCGTGCTGGAACGTATCGGCGATTATGCGAAGAACATCGCCAAGCGCGTGAACGAACTTCAGGCACGCAAGCATTTTGACCCGCTGACCCTGCTGCCTGCCATGGGCGAGGTTGCTTCGGAAATGGTGCACGATGTGCTGACTGCCTATGCCGCGCGCGATCCGGTGACTGCACGCGAAGTGATTGCGCGCGACGAGAAGGTCGACGCTTTCTACGAAAGCATCTTCCGCAATCTGGTCAGCCATATGATGGAAAGCCCGGCCACCATCAGCAGCGCCGCGCAATTGCTGTTCATTGCCCGCAGCATCGAACGTATCGGCGACCATGCGACCAATGTGGCCGAGATGGTCTATTATGCCGCCACCGGCACCTATGTGCCAGAACTGGACGGCGAGACAGACGGCGTAAGTTAAGCTATCGTATGACGTGAGGATGCTTGTCGCATTCCTGTAACATCTTTGTGGTGATGGGGCCCTGAAACTGACCGGAACCCAAGACGTGGCTGCACCCAAGCTTCTTCTCGTAGAAGACGATCCTGCCCTTGCCGAACTGCTGGAATATCGTTTCCAGAGTGAAGGTTACAATGTCCGCACCACTGCCGATGGTGACGAAGCCCTGATGTTCGCCGATGAGGATGTGCCGGATCTGGTCATCCTCGACTGGATGATCGAAGGCACCAGCGGGATCGAAGTCTGCCGCCGCCTGCGCCGCGACAAGGCAACTGCCCATGTCCCCATCATCATGCTCACTGCCCGCGAGGCGGAGGATGACCGGGTGCGCGGCCTGGAAACCGGTGCCGACGATTATGTGACCAAGCCTTTCTCTCCACGCGAATTGCTCGCCCGCGTCTCGGCCGTGCTGCGCCGTGTGCGCCCGGCTCTGGCGGGCGAGATGCTGGAAGTTGGCGACCTCAAGCTGGATCCGGTGGCGCACCGCGTGGAACGGCGCGGCCAGCAACTCGCTGTCGGTCCGACGGAATATCGCCTGCTCAAGTTCTTCATGGAAAGCCCCGGCCGCGTGTTCAGCCGCGGGCAACTGCTTGACGGCGTATGGGGCACGGGGAGCGAGATCGAGGAACGCACGGTGGACGTCCATATCCGCCGTCTGCGCAAGGCGATCTCCGTTGGCAATTCGCCCGATCCGATCCGCACGGTCCGCTCTGCCGGTTACGCCCTCGAAGCGATCTAACACTTCGCATTCTAACAATTTGTCGCAGGGAATGCACGGCACGCAGGCGAGAACCCGTCGCAGGGTTTCTCGCCTCGTTCCCAACGGCTACCCGCACTCCGGCGCGGGTCGCGCAGGGGAGAATGCCATGAAATTCCAGTTGCTGGG from the Erythrobacter sp. SG61-1L genome contains:
- the phoU gene encoding phosphate signaling complex protein PhoU, which codes for MSSEHTVKAFDEDITRLRGLIAEMGGLAELAIQESLQALVKHDEKLAREVVRRDKKIDALEIEVDKLAVRIIALRAPMADDLREVIAALKIAGVLERIGDYAKNIAKRVNELQARKHFDPLTLLPAMGEVASEMVHDVLTAYAARDPVTAREVIARDEKVDAFYESIFRNLVSHMMESPATISSAAQLLFIARSIERIGDHATNVAEMVYYAATGTYVPELDGETDGVS
- the phoB gene encoding phosphate regulon transcriptional regulator PhoB, whose protein sequence is MAAPKLLLVEDDPALAELLEYRFQSEGYNVRTTADGDEALMFADEDVPDLVILDWMIEGTSGIEVCRRLRRDKATAHVPIIMLTAREAEDDRVRGLETGADDYVTKPFSPRELLARVSAVLRRVRPALAGEMLEVGDLKLDPVAHRVERRGQQLAVGPTEYRLLKFFMESPGRVFSRGQLLDGVWGTGSEIEERTVDVHIRRLRKAISVGNSPDPIRTVRSAGYALEAI